Proteins encoded by one window of Candidatus Woesearchaeota archaeon:
- a CDS encoding ACT domain-containing protein, whose amino-acid sequence MDVEAYFKNGKVYVWKETFVIVKSKTTSPDAFVNIVDKNETTVIIDQLQCNKNQFLQKNAIAIEKNWRMLTFAMVLPFELIGFVATVSTALAQEKIPIMVISAYSTDHLMVKKSNLTRAIKTLEKLGCTVEKK is encoded by the coding sequence ATGGACGTTGAAGCCTATTTCAAAAATGGCAAAGTCTATGTCTGGAAAGAAACCTTTGTCATTGTCAAATCAAAGACGACAAGTCCGGATGCTTTTGTAAATATTGTCGATAAGAATGAAACAACCGTTATTATTGATCAATTACAATGCAACAAAAACCAATTCCTTCAAAAAAATGCAATTGCCATTGAAAAGAATTGGAGAATGCTGACTTTTGCTATGGTTTTGCCATTTGAGTTAATTGGATTTGTGGCAACTGTTTCTACAGCACTTGCACAAGAAAAAATTCCGATTATGGTGATTTCTGCGTACTCCACAGATCACCTCATGGTGAAGAAAAGTAACCTAACAAGAGCGATAAAGACTCTTGAAAAGCTTGGCTGTACGGTTGAAAAAAAGTAA
- a CDS encoding glycosyltransferase family 2 protein → MTIQLLTNTITVIFFVVILSYYVLLFIKRKSAIAEKKFNSISIIIPAHNEEKYIADCLASVIDARFDGDKEIIVVDDGSKDKTSEIVARFKVTLLKTEHTGKSNAINKALALAKGDLIAVVDADSVIHKDSLTELTKEVEKKNVVAACCPVKVKNRKKFICLWLHIGEIYYSLMRNIFSKVNANITTPGPLSVYRKKELLEIGGFSTDCFSEDADVTIRLIRKGYTIGFSEKAMAETNMPYDAKGFFRQRTRFARGLIKLLKKHLQLNNSIIDLYTLPLFLFGYVQSLIMGSWLVYQIISGYTTYFYSKGIYFNWLVLKFFFEWFSLVGTIKWMITVFQGQTPLTFITIAGILATLLSYPLYLIAILKYDKKIDLWHLIPLFFMFPFWLLMMMIQIICIPEYFKKEQYNKWKKNE, encoded by the coding sequence ATGACTATACAACTTCTCACGAATACAATAACCGTCATCTTTTTTGTAGTCATTCTTTCTTATTACGTCCTCTTATTCATCAAGAGAAAATCGGCTATTGCTGAAAAAAAATTCAACAGCATCAGCATTATTATTCCTGCTCACAACGAAGAAAAATATATAGCAGACTGTCTCGCCTCAGTCATTGATGCTCGTTTTGATGGTGATAAGGAGATCATTGTGGTTGACGATGGCAGTAAGGATAAAACAAGCGAGATTGTTGCTCGATTCAAGGTTACCTTACTGAAAACAGAACACACTGGAAAGTCAAATGCAATCAATAAAGCCCTTGCTCTAGCGAAAGGTGATCTCATTGCCGTCGTAGATGCAGATAGCGTTATTCATAAAGATTCTCTTACTGAGCTCACAAAAGAAGTTGAGAAGAAAAATGTTGTGGCTGCATGTTGCCCGGTAAAGGTCAAAAATAGAAAGAAATTCATCTGCTTATGGCTCCATATCGGAGAAATATATTATTCCCTGATGAGAAATATATTTAGCAAGGTAAATGCGAACATTACTACACCTGGGCCGCTCAGTGTTTACCGCAAAAAAGAACTTCTCGAGATAGGGGGTTTTAGCACTGATTGTTTTTCAGAAGATGCTGACGTCACTATTAGACTTATCCGGAAGGGATATACTATCGGTTTTTCAGAAAAAGCAATGGCTGAAACCAATATGCCCTATGATGCCAAAGGGTTTTTCAGACAACGAACAAGGTTTGCACGAGGTCTCATTAAATTATTAAAGAAACATTTACAATTGAACAACTCCATTATTGATCTCTATACCCTACCTTTATTCCTTTTTGGTTATGTCCAATCTCTAATTATGGGTTCGTGGCTTGTTTATCAGATCATTTCTGGATACACTACCTATTTTTATTCTAAAGGAATCTATTTCAATTGGTTGGTTTTGAAATTCTTTTTTGAATGGTTTTCTCTTGTTGGTACCATTAAGTGGATGATAACCGTCTTCCAAGGCCAAACTCCCTTGACCTTCATAACTATTGCAGGAATTCTTGCAACGCTTTTATCCTATCCATTATATCTTATAGCTATTCTTAAGTATGATAAGAAAATTGATCTCTGGCATCTCATTCCCTTATTTTTTATGTTCCCCTTCTGGCTTCTCATGATGATGATTCAGATTATTTGTATTCCAGAGTATTTCAAAAAGGAACAGTACAACAAATGGAAAAAGAATGAATAA
- a CDS encoding glycosyltransferase — MSMLYDLSLWIYNLTLVPIIFISVLFLLFVLLNLSLKQQPTRYKKLKTLPFISVQIPTYNDPIAMRCVKHCMAFDYPKEKYEIIIADDSTNQETQEKLKQFADKHPGFVKYIHRNHREGFKAGALQNAMQMTRGEILVLFDADWTPKRDFLKRVIEPFSDPKVALVQTRQGFYNKDYNFITRFASYLLMVYHTIIMPINNKINCVFFCGTGGALRRSAFEKVGGWNTKSVTEDADLSFHLLINGYTTIYLDYENQSEVPETFESFLKQQMRWCYGNVRVFMDNARTILIGKELTMKQRLMIIYITLGNIIAPIIIAMTFFGFGGWFLGEPQLFNMMDIFDLLSRFMYTAGFFLMGMVTLYKRGLLGETKYLIATTFTLGIVLAMNNTIAFCKALINHPLHWFCTPKVGNDHFVNGK, encoded by the coding sequence ATGAGCATGCTCTATGATCTTTCACTGTGGATTTACAATCTCACTCTCGTTCCGATTATTTTTATCTCTGTACTCTTTCTCTTGTTTGTTCTTCTAAACCTTTCGCTTAAACAACAACCTACTCGATATAAGAAATTAAAGACCTTGCCTTTTATCAGTGTTCAGATTCCAACTTATAATGACCCTATTGCGATGCGGTGTGTCAAGCATTGTATGGCCTTTGACTATCCAAAGGAAAAGTATGAAATAATTATCGCAGATGATAGCACCAATCAAGAAACGCAAGAAAAACTCAAACAATTCGCTGATAAACATCCCGGCTTTGTAAAGTATATTCACCGTAATCATCGTGAAGGCTTCAAAGCAGGAGCATTACAGAATGCAATGCAGATGACGAGAGGAGAAATTCTTGTTCTCTTTGATGCAGATTGGACACCAAAGAGAGATTTTCTTAAAAGAGTTATTGAACCATTTTCAGACCCAAAGGTTGCCTTAGTACAAACCAGACAGGGATTTTACAATAAAGACTATAACTTTATCACTCGATTCGCTTCCTATCTTTTGATGGTCTACCACACCATCATCATGCCCATCAACAATAAAATAAACTGTGTTTTCTTCTGCGGAACAGGCGGTGCATTACGAAGAAGCGCCTTTGAAAAGGTAGGAGGATGGAACACGAAGAGCGTAACCGAAGATGCTGATTTGAGTTTTCATCTGCTCATCAACGGGTATACGACTATCTACCTCGATTATGAAAATCAAAGTGAAGTTCCTGAAACCTTCGAAAGTTTTCTTAAACAACAGATGCGCTGGTGCTATGGAAATGTTCGTGTTTTCATGGATAATGCACGGACCATTCTTATTGGAAAAGAGTTAACCATGAAGCAGCGCTTGATGATAATCTACATTACCCTCGGAAATATCATCGCCCCAATAATCATAGCCATGACCTTTTTTGGGTTTGGAGGTTGGTTTCTAGGAGAACCTCAATTGTTCAATATGATGGATATTTTCGATCTGCTCTCACGATTTATGTATACCGCTGGATTTTTCCTGATGGGGATGGTCACTCTTTACAAGCGAGGATTACTTGGGGAGACAAAGTACCTTATAGCAACGACGTTTACGCTCGGAATTGTCCTAGCTATGAACAATACGATCGCTTTTTGCAAAGCACTCATCAATCATCCGCTGCACTGGTTCTGCACGCCAAAAGTTGGCAATGATCATTTTGTCAATGGAAAATGA
- a CDS encoding thioredoxin domain-containing protein, giving the protein MKLRKPQWILYGLIFFLIAYIALIATGFAKTEFTKKPLAKELAEERNVAGLYDFYLSTTPETGNNLWHGSENASITLIVYLTPTSPASQTFMSVYLPQIEREYIATGKVKFTYKNYLTTRDIQEKSDTFLYAQAFSCLSRIYPEQYYPLLLEVYSTGKRPEDVESIVKTEDNTSTARFNECFNGEPLTDILYDMSEVENFGMSGILPRMYIGIQGRGNTLLNGLPTYEKMKKTIRDYQVRLGD; this is encoded by the coding sequence ATGAAGCTTCGTAAACCGCAGTGGATATTGTATGGTCTTATTTTTTTTCTCATTGCCTATATAGCACTCATTGCAACCGGGTTTGCAAAAACAGAGTTTACTAAGAAACCTTTAGCCAAAGAACTCGCTGAAGAGAGGAATGTTGCTGGATTATATGACTTTTATCTGAGCACAACTCCCGAAACTGGAAATAACCTCTGGCATGGAAGTGAAAACGCCAGTATTACGCTTATTGTCTATCTAACTCCAACATCACCTGCATCACAAACATTCATGAGCGTGTATCTTCCCCAAATCGAGAGAGAGTATATTGCCACAGGAAAGGTGAAATTTACCTACAAAAACTACCTCACGACAAGAGATATCCAAGAAAAAAGTGATACCTTTTTATATGCACAGGCCTTTAGCTGTTTATCAAGGATCTATCCAGAACAATACTATCCGCTTCTTCTCGAGGTGTATAGTACCGGAAAAAGGCCCGAAGATGTTGAAAGTATCGTCAAAACAGAAGACAATACATCTACGGCAAGGTTTAATGAATGCTTCAATGGAGAGCCGCTCACTGACATTCTCTATGATATGTCAGAAGTTGAAAATTTTGGGATGAGTGGGATTCTTCCACGCATGTATATTGGTATTCAGGGGAGAGGCAATACGCTTCTCAATGGTTTGCCAACTTATGAAAAAATGAAAAAAACAATACGGGATTATCAAGTAAGACTTGGTGATTAA
- a CDS encoding glycosyltransferase family 39 protein — translation MSSNNYLIKTILVFIFLITLGIRLYVAFQLEGLSDADSYFLLRNVEHITKTGTPLFHDPLSYGGRFLLFNPVYAYLLAFFSLGIPTLLVIKILPNIFASSFIFIAYLIAEDITKTKDAALFTALIAGFIPIFVTETFNTGSVYTLMIFGTFLLAYLFIKKERNFNHFVIALVALLLFHPSSFIILLAMGIYLIIALVERIELTRGEIEVTIFALLFYLWFYFLMYKDALLYHGLGVIWQNIPSSLLAKHFTQISVLQAIYQIGIIPFICGIWVIYKSLVGQKRKAIFFLLSFAIAVSLLLWLKLIAVTAGLMFLGSVLALLFSEFFRRFFEYLEKTKLAHTRTLVIVILSIVFVITSLYPTVASLQKQQQMGTTKQTIAAFTWLVNNTYANSSVITPLEEGHLVTALGQRKNIADAQFLLIDDVDERLQDLEEIYTTPYKTNAIAIANKYHARYILLSERTMERYNINSLPYADRECFVLTYAEGAKIYESLCILEER, via the coding sequence TTGAGCAGCAATAATTACCTCATAAAAACGATCCTAGTTTTCATTTTTTTAATTACGCTAGGAATACGGCTGTACGTTGCATTCCAACTAGAAGGATTAAGCGATGCTGATTCATATTTTCTGCTTCGCAATGTAGAGCATATCACCAAAACCGGTACGCCATTATTTCATGACCCTTTAAGCTATGGTGGACGATTTTTACTCTTTAACCCTGTGTATGCCTACCTGTTAGCTTTTTTCAGCTTAGGGATACCTACTCTTCTGGTCATTAAAATCCTCCCAAATATTTTCGCTAGTTCATTTATTTTTATTGCCTATCTTATCGCTGAAGACATCACAAAAACAAAGGATGCAGCATTGTTTACAGCCCTCATTGCTGGGTTTATTCCTATCTTTGTGACCGAAACCTTTAACACCGGTTCGGTGTATACACTTATGATTTTTGGAACCTTTCTTCTCGCCTACCTCTTTATCAAAAAAGAGAGAAATTTTAACCACTTTGTTATTGCATTAGTTGCGCTTCTCCTCTTTCATCCTTCTTCGTTTATTATTCTTCTTGCTATGGGAATTTATCTTATCATTGCGCTTGTTGAACGAATAGAACTTACTCGTGGAGAAATCGAAGTAACTATTTTTGCGCTGTTATTTTACCTATGGTTCTATTTCCTTATGTATAAAGACGCTCTTTTATATCATGGTTTGGGAGTTATCTGGCAAAATATTCCTTCATCGCTATTAGCGAAGCATTTTACACAAATTTCTGTTCTCCAGGCAATTTACCAGATAGGCATTATCCCCTTTATTTGTGGTATTTGGGTGATTTACAAGTCCCTTGTTGGACAAAAGCGAAAAGCAATTTTCTTCTTGCTTTCGTTTGCCATTGCCGTTTCACTCCTGTTATGGTTAAAACTTATTGCCGTGACCGCCGGACTTATGTTTTTAGGAAGTGTTTTGGCTCTTCTCTTCAGTGAATTCTTCAGACGATTCTTTGAATATCTCGAAAAAACAAAGCTTGCACACACCAGAACGCTTGTCATTGTCATTCTCTCCATAGTGTTTGTTATTACCTCTCTATACCCAACCGTGGCGTCGCTCCAAAAGCAACAACAGATGGGAACTACAAAACAGACAATAGCTGCATTTACCTGGCTTGTCAACAACACCTACGCTAACTCCAGTGTTATTACGCCTCTTGAAGAAGGCCATCTTGTTACTGCATTAGGCCAAAGGAAAAATATCGCAGATGCCCAATTCTTGCTCATTGATGATGTCGATGAACGGCTTCAGGATTTAGAGGAGATTTACACGACCCCTTACAAAACCAATGCCATTGCGATTGCTAACAAATATCATGCACGATATATTTTGTTATCAGAACGAACAATGGAACGATATAACATAAATTCCTTACCCTATGCAGACCGAGAATGTTTTGTGTTAACATATGCAGAAGGGGCAAAGATATATGAAAGTCTCTGCATTCTTGAGGAAAGATGA
- the radB gene encoding DNA repair and recombination protein RadB, whose protein sequence is MDTKISSGTEVFDTFLQGGYDRDVITTIYGPGGVGKTCLCTLCSIAVINRGKKVIYIDTEGGFSLARLQQLTPHYATVLNHILFLKPSHFEEQKRIIEKLRTIATESIGLIVVDTIGMLYRLEFTKDEAVFDLNRELGKQLVCLADIARKRNIPVLVANQVYSAVAEANGVRMVGGDILLYGSKCLIELQKEQKNLRKAILKKHRSLPEQEMCFHIVQEGIERAIRQG, encoded by the coding sequence ATGGACACAAAAATCTCTTCGGGAACTGAAGTTTTTGATACCTTTCTTCAAGGGGGCTATGATCGGGATGTCATTACCACGATCTATGGTCCGGGTGGAGTAGGAAAAACCTGTCTCTGTACTCTTTGTAGCATTGCGGTTATTAACCGTGGTAAGAAAGTAATATATATTGACACTGAGGGGGGATTCTCTTTGGCGAGACTACAACAACTTACCCCCCACTATGCCACTGTTCTTAACCATATCCTTTTTCTTAAGCCAAGTCATTTCGAAGAACAGAAGCGTATCATTGAGAAGCTCAGAACAATTGCCACTGAATCAATCGGTCTCATTGTTGTCGATACAATTGGGATGTTGTACCGTTTAGAGTTTACTAAAGACGAGGCTGTTTTTGATCTTAACCGAGAGCTTGGAAAACAACTTGTCTGCTTGGCTGATATTGCACGGAAGCGAAACATCCCTGTTCTTGTTGCAAATCAAGTTTACTCAGCTGTGGCTGAGGCAAATGGAGTTCGGATGGTTGGTGGCGATATTCTTCTGTATGGAAGTAAGTGTTTAATTGAATTACAGAAAGAACAAAAAAATCTAAGGAAAGCAATCTTAAAAAAACATCGAAGCCTTCCTGAGCAAGAGATGTGTTTTCACATTGTTCAAGAGGGAATAGAACGAGCGATAAGGCAAGGATGA
- a CDS encoding glycine--tRNA ligase, giving the protein MSITIEEMASFCKRKGFVYSGAEIYGGIAGFFDYGHLGVELKNNLKAVWWKVHVHSREDIVGIDGSIITNPKVWEASGHVAHFEDLILVCRQCKHKVRADQFIETTLHQSADGLTAEAIQDLIEKHHLHCPVCTKGMFEAVGHFNLMFKTHVGPTSDYVAYLRPETAQLIFANFKLVADNARLKLPFGIAQIGKAFRNEIAPRDFLFRCREFEQMEIEYFIHPNQLQICPFLKDYLSYSLLMYAVDLQQQGKDPVKMTVQEALDQGILKTPWHGYWLAHEHTWFVRLGVNPDHLRIRQHLPKEVSHYALDTWDLEYKFPFGWKELLGIANRTDFDLQQHMKHSKVDLSLFDEATKQKVVPHVVAEPSLGLDRAFLVFLFEAYENDQKRGNIVLHLHPRLAPINVGVFPLVAKLEEDARKLYALLKDEFVCFYDKSGSIGRRYARADEIGIPYCLTVDFDTLKDGCVTIRDRETTEQKRVPISELSLTLRVLLS; this is encoded by the coding sequence ATGAGTATAACGATTGAAGAAATGGCGTCGTTTTGCAAACGAAAAGGCTTTGTTTATTCTGGAGCTGAAATTTATGGGGGTATAGCGGGATTCTTTGATTATGGGCATTTAGGTGTCGAGCTTAAGAATAACCTCAAGGCAGTGTGGTGGAAGGTGCATGTACATTCACGTGAGGATATTGTTGGCATCGATGGTTCTATTATTACCAACCCAAAGGTATGGGAAGCCTCTGGTCATGTTGCTCATTTTGAGGATCTTATCCTTGTTTGTCGTCAATGTAAGCATAAAGTCAGAGCAGATCAGTTTATTGAAACAACGCTTCATCAATCTGCTGATGGATTGACTGCAGAGGCTATCCAGGATCTTATCGAAAAACACCATCTTCATTGTCCTGTATGTACAAAAGGTATGTTTGAAGCTGTTGGTCATTTTAATCTTATGTTTAAGACGCATGTTGGGCCTACAAGCGACTATGTTGCCTATCTACGGCCAGAAACCGCGCAATTGATCTTTGCAAACTTTAAATTGGTTGCTGATAATGCTCGACTGAAGTTGCCATTTGGTATTGCACAGATCGGTAAGGCATTCAGAAATGAAATTGCTCCTCGTGATTTTCTTTTTCGATGTCGGGAATTTGAGCAGATGGAAATTGAGTATTTTATTCACCCCAATCAGCTACAGATATGTCCATTTCTTAAAGACTATCTTAGTTATAGTTTGCTGATGTATGCCGTAGATCTCCAGCAGCAGGGTAAAGATCCGGTGAAGATGACTGTTCAGGAAGCTCTTGATCAGGGTATTCTTAAAACACCGTGGCATGGCTATTGGCTTGCCCATGAGCATACGTGGTTTGTTCGTCTTGGCGTTAATCCTGATCATTTACGAATCAGGCAGCACCTTCCCAAAGAAGTGAGCCATTATGCTCTCGATACGTGGGATTTGGAGTATAAATTTCCGTTTGGTTGGAAGGAATTACTGGGTATTGCTAATAGGACCGATTTTGATCTCCAACAACATATGAAACACAGCAAGGTTGATCTTTCCTTATTTGATGAAGCAACTAAACAGAAGGTTGTTCCTCATGTTGTGGCCGAGCCTTCGTTAGGACTAGATCGTGCATTTTTGGTGTTCCTCTTTGAAGCATACGAAAATGATCAGAAACGGGGAAATATTGTTCTCCATCTTCATCCACGATTAGCTCCTATTAACGTAGGAGTTTTCCCTCTCGTAGCAAAACTTGAAGAAGATGCACGAAAGCTCTATGCTCTGTTGAAGGATGAATTTGTCTGTTTTTACGATAAAAGCGGCAGTATTGGAAGAAGGTATGCACGAGCTGATGAGATTGGTATTCCCTACTGCCTTACGGTAGATTTTGATACCTTGAAGGACGGATGTGTGACGATTCGGGATAGAGAGACGACAGAACAGAAACGAGTTCCTATTAGCGAACTTAGCTTGACGTTACGGGTATTATTGTCATAA
- a CDS encoding VOC family protein, translated as MRKVVHFEIPADDTNRAQKFYKEIFGWDITAAPGMPYWMITTTPVDKKFMPTEVGGINGGMYKRDKDSSKTPVLVIDVPSVDEYVKKVESKGGKIFRKKVAVGDMGFYAQIKDTEENIIGLWETVKR; from the coding sequence ATGCGCAAAGTTGTCCATTTTGAGATACCGGCAGACGACACCAATAGGGCACAGAAGTTTTACAAGGAGATTTTTGGCTGGGATATTACTGCAGCACCTGGCATGCCTTATTGGATGATAACGACAACACCAGTAGATAAGAAGTTTATGCCAACCGAAGTCGGCGGCATTAACGGCGGGATGTACAAGAGGGATAAGGATTCAAGCAAAACTCCTGTTCTTGTCATTGATGTTCCCTCGGTTGATGAATACGTAAAAAAGGTAGAGAGTAAGGGGGGTAAGATCTTCCGCAAGAAGGTTGCTGTGGGCGATATGGGATTCTATGCCCAGATCAAGGACACGGAAGAGAATATTATTGGGTTGTGGGAGACGGTAAAACGCTAA
- a CDS encoding zinc metalloprotease HtpX, with the protein MKNQFKTFILLSFLTALMLWIGSLWGTSGLIIGLVFALVLNVGSYFFSDKIVLLMYRAKQVTEAKEPQLYHIVKEVTTLAGIPMPKIYIIPSSTPNAFATGRNPKHAAVACTEGILKLLTKEELKGVIAHEVAHIKNRDILIQTIAATIAGVISYVAMMARWSAIFGFGDRDRDSNLLELLVLAILTPIIATLIQLAISRSREYIADETGARTIRNPKSLASALAKLEKGIQHDPMHFGSPATSSLFIANPFNAKGFTNLLSTHPPMEERIKRLEAMKV; encoded by the coding sequence ATGAAAAATCAGTTTAAAACATTTATCCTCCTTTCCTTTTTAACAGCCCTGATGCTATGGATCGGAAGCTTATGGGGAACAAGCGGGCTTATTATTGGGCTTGTTTTTGCCTTAGTCCTCAACGTCGGAAGTTATTTTTTCTCGGATAAGATCGTCCTCCTGATGTACCGGGCAAAGCAGGTGACAGAAGCCAAAGAACCACAATTATACCACATCGTTAAGGAAGTGACAACCTTGGCAGGAATTCCTATGCCAAAGATATACATTATTCCATCGTCAACCCCAAATGCGTTTGCAACCGGAAGAAATCCAAAGCACGCGGCTGTTGCCTGTACTGAAGGAATCCTGAAACTGCTGACTAAAGAAGAATTAAAAGGAGTTATTGCCCATGAGGTTGCCCATATCAAAAATAGGGATATCCTCATTCAAACGATTGCAGCAACCATTGCAGGAGTTATTTCCTACGTTGCCATGATGGCTCGATGGTCTGCTATCTTTGGTTTTGGAGATAGAGATAGAGACAGTAACCTCCTTGAACTTTTAGTATTGGCCATACTTACCCCTATTATTGCTACGCTTATTCAGTTAGCAATCTCCCGTTCCCGAGAGTATATTGCCGATGAGACTGGCGCGCGTACTATTCGCAATCCAAAGAGTCTTGCGAGTGCATTAGCAAAGCTTGAGAAAGGTATACAACACGATCCCATGCATTTTGGTAGCCCAGCTACGAGCAGTTTGTTTATTGCCAATCCGTTCAATGCAAAGGGATTCACCAACTTGCTTTCAACCCATCCACCCATGGAAGAGCGCATTAAGCGATTAGAGGCTATGAAGGTATAG
- a CDS encoding toprim domain-containing protein, producing MKKNHEVFFALLAKVKETQFPIIVEGKKDMAALRSLGLTNTIVTLNSKPLFSIVEEVATKYRDAIILTDLDEEGKKLYGSLHRGLNHYGVRIHNEIRHFLLRHTSLRQIEGLSTYYQE from the coding sequence ATGAAAAAAAACCATGAAGTATTTTTTGCCTTGCTTGCCAAAGTAAAGGAAACGCAATTTCCGATTATCGTTGAAGGTAAGAAAGATATGGCAGCACTCCGTTCATTAGGGTTAACCAATACGATTGTTACCTTGAATAGTAAACCGTTATTTAGCATTGTGGAAGAAGTTGCGACCAAGTATCGTGATGCCATTATTTTGACTGATTTGGACGAAGAAGGAAAAAAATTATATGGTTCACTTCATCGAGGTTTGAACCATTACGGTGTACGAATCCACAATGAAATCCGCCATTTTCTCCTTCGGCATACTTCCCTGAGGCAAATCGAAGGATTATCTACGTACTATCAAGAGTAA